A window of Ictalurus furcatus strain D&B chromosome 4, Billie_1.0, whole genome shotgun sequence genomic DNA:
GACTTGAACTCAATACATATGAGCAGTGTCAACTGTGTGCGAGAGACTACAGGTCATACTTGGGGGCACGAAGTGCTTTCTGGATTTCCTCACTCTGCAGGATTCTTCCCAAATCTGTGTTGGTCATTTTGTGCATGGgcaagctttaaaaaataaaactgatttaaaacaaaggcagcatGTGTATAAGAAAATAGTTGCTTTGTATTAAACAGACTCAGAACTTCAGAATAAAATCATGGCATTCATAAACACGGACCAGAAGTAGAAGCTCATCATTGCAGTTTAGGAAGTCACAAGTGTGAATTCTAAAGAATAGTGAAAAACTTACTTGTAGTCCACCTTGAGGGAGGAAGGTTTACGCCAGGTGCCATAGAGGTCATCGAGCTTGCGGAAGGCGGCTTCAGTCCAGATGCAGAAACGACCAATGTGACCACCAGGGGCAAGTTTCAGGAGGTTCAGTTTAGTCACTCGCTGCATTGTAACACCTGAGGGCAAAACATGTACAGTTATTGATCACGcgttaaataaaacagttttagCAGCAGAAAGTCGCTCAATCCAGTCAACTCAGCActcccaaaaaaaaccaaaaacccaCCAAGAACTAATTTATATCTCAGGATTCATAAACATGGACCTGAAGTGGAACTAATCACAGCCAGAAATGAATAATGGTGACTGAGTAAGAAGTGACCGAAACTCACCTGGGATGTTTCTGAAAGCTTTCGTGACACCGTTGTCTTCATTGTAGATGATGCATGGCCCTTTGCGCTGGATACGTCTGCGGTTTCTCATTTTACCCTTGCCAGCACGCATGCGCTGAGAAGCGTAAACCTGTTGGGTAGAGGCAGGAATGAATAAACTGGCTGCTAATTTACACCAGGTCAAAAGGACTGTAGGCAAATAGGgaaagggaggaggagaaaagaaagaaaaaagtcaccTTCTTGATGTCGTTCCAAGCCTTGAGCTTCTTCAGCAGAAGCACAGCCTCCTTGGTCTTCTTGTATCCCTCAACTTTGTCATCAACAACCAGTGGCACCTCAGGAATCTCCTCAATGCGGTGACCTAAACAATAAGAAATTAACATTctgattacagttactattaatGTTCTCAGTCTTCGAAAGGGAGGTGCCAATATTTGGCAGTGCCCTTCTGCAAACTGAGGCTCATTTGGCACTGTAACGATAGCGGTATGGACATAAAGCAGACATCCTCCGCAGTAAAAACAGTGCactcaattaaataaatatagaacgTGGGGTCCATTAATCAGTACACCCTACAAGACAATGCTTCTTTACACCACTCACCTTTGGCCAAGACAAGCGCAGGAAGGGCAGAACCAGCTAGGGCAGAGCAGATAGCATAGCGCTTCTGGGTGACGTTGATCCTGCGGTGCCAACGGCGCCAGGTCTTTGTGGGGGCAAACATACGTCCACCACGACACATCTGCGCTATCGTCAAGGTGAACACACAGCATGAGAAAAATAGCACTAAAGCCTCAGGTATACTTTGTTGTTTCAAGTGTACGTTAGCGTATGCACACAGTCATACACATAGCCTTTCAAcgtatactccatttgacatgtacacAGGCAATGCACGCATGCGCATTATGAcaagaattatacaaatgcaggtttctaacctgcactcgtttTAGTCtcttcaactaccttgagaatcaaaaGCCCTGgatcactgttgccaccttgtggaacaactaaacaGTGCAAGAGAATTAAATGCACATGTGCGACCTGCATGTACTCTGCTGACTAGAAATTTGCGTCACACGTAGTGTACACTGTTCCAAGTGTATGTGTAAGAAGTGACACATACTTTCTGCATAAGCAGTTTGACAGTGTCTTTGTGGAGCACCTCAGATTTGATTTTCGTCACCCTTCAGCACAAGCATGTGACAGCAGGCAACTGTCGCTACACGCAGAGTAGGACGCAAATTACACCATCACAGCAAGCACGTACTTAACACTCGCACACGTCCCAAGCGTTAGGCTTGTGCCATAGCATGCAAGGATACGTTTCCGAAGGCTCCCTGGCCAGAGCGGTGGGTACCGCCACCACGCACTCTGGGGATACGCGCCACAGCTCTGCCTGTGCCCCAGGACTCAGCACTGGTCTGATGACCTGAAAAAGACAACTAAGTGTTAAAAACTAACACTACTGACAGATTACAATAAAAGGGGTTTCATCAGGACTAGaaacaaaagttaaaaaaacaaacaaaaaaaaaacaactcaccAGCCTGTTCACTGACAGCATAGGGCTGGCGCTTGTTCTTGCGCATGTTGGTGTGCACGAAGTTCACCACATCAGGGCGGATGGGAGCAGTGAACACAGCTGGCAACACCACGTTCTTGCCTGAAGTCTCCCCCTTGTCGGAGTAGACCGAGATCAACGGTCGGGCACAAGCCTGTGTCAATAAAACACAGAAGTTATATACAGAGTTCATGTGACACAACCAATAACCACTGATCAAGTTCCTCTCGCTCAGTCTGAGATGTCGTCAATCGTCTGCGCCAGCATTAGACAGCAGGCAACTGTCGCTGATCACAGAGTCAGACGCAAATTACACCATCATAGCAAGAATAAACTCCATATCCATTAGGTCTTTCGAGTGTGTTAAGCTTTATCCAATATCGCTAGCTAGTTTAATAACGTTAGCTAATGCAGCTAAGTATACGACTTAAAATCTTGCTAAACTGAGCCAACAATCTCACATAACCAGCGGCATACTGAAACACACAGCACCCAGAAAGATTACAATTGATTGAATACAGTTGGGTTGTATTTGCAAGTAAACGCTCCGCATGTTAGCTGGGCCGCTAGCTAGCCATCAGCCACTCATCACACGTGTATCTTGGCCGAGTCGTGTACAAAATGGCCGACCAGTCCTTTTAGTCCCGGCTTCTCATAAACCAACTTGGATGTCTCGCAAAACGCGCGTTTCACATCACGCGAAATGTTCGTTATAAAACAACACTGTTACCCAACGCTTACAGAAACACAAGAACAAACAACTATTCTTACCATATTTTAAAGAATTCACGGCTCGCCAGGAACCACGCTCCTAACTCAATGGCGGCCACGGAAGAAAAGGAAGACTGGAGAACTCCCTCATAACCATATACATCCGACATGCATCACTTCCGCCTACCGACTGAcatattgttgtttttctatTTGGTTTGTtctaatatacacaatatacaattgccttaaacggataaaaaataTAATCTATAATTACTACAAATGTGCACTTTGTCTTAAAAATCAGGAAAATGCACAATAATATTACGGACTATATACTGTTCTAAAGGACTGGCGGATGAAAGCCATTCCGCGGGACTACTTTTCATAGTttccttgttttcttttcagtaaaaaaaaaatatatatatattttattcaaataaagtatatgtttatattacagtactatgaattaaaaatacaatactttgatgaaaaattaaattatttgtgTAGGCGTGTATCAACTAGTAACTTATGACCTTTGTGACGTAATACGGCGGGAAgaagtaaaaatattttgagattCTTTCTTgcttgaactttttttttaacagtcacTTTACAGACACATCATGAGAGCGAAGATTGTTTCGGAAGCTAATAGATTCGTTCAGTTTTTGAAGTAAGTCGTTGTTATTAAATccttgtgttgtttttaaatacaggaTTGAGTCGGAAAGGAGCATTATAGATTATTTGGTTTAAATTGAGAAAAGAAAACGTGTTAGGCTTAGTGTTAGTCTTAGTACTGACACCAGAGATTACAGCTTTAAGTAATCAGTTAcgtcatttaaatatatatattctgtactTTTGGTGTAACCTAAGCATTATTACATATGTATGTTTCTGTGTCAGGTTGTGTCAAGATGACAACAAAGATTCCTGGGTCTATCAGGTACAACAGAATAAGAGTTATATTGTAAAATACTAAGTAATAATCCATATTATCATACTGATCAACTGTTGCACTGTTTACCTGGTGTTACAGGAGTGTatgaaaatatcaaaatgtaACGATGAACCTCTTCTCAGCATGATTGAAGGAAACCAACCTGCCTTCATCTGTGAGAAAATGGTACGTCAGCCtgtcatttcatttccatttcagttcagttatttttctttgtgtgtaGCATTTTTAACAGTAGGAATTGTCCCAAACCAGCTTTGTATAGCGTTAGATCTCTAAAGAGCTAACCAGAGGCTGCGATGGGAAGGAAAATGACACGTAAGGAGAAACCTGGAAAGGAAACGGACACGACCGTGGCTCTGGATAATGGGATTATAAATCCTTACTCTTCCAGTGTTGTACACTAGAATCAGTCAGTGATatgtgtgttgaaaggatgtccAGTATGAGCGTTATAGTCTTATAGCAGCATCAGCAGGTCTGCAGTACCCAGCTGAGGCTGTCCAGTGTAAACttggtactttaaaaaaatatatattttaactttaGCCTCCACCAGTTTATGAGTCTGAGGATACAGAGAGCACAGATGAACTCAACCTCAGTGAAGAAACACCTGTTAAACCACAAGAGCTCAACATTGGTCCACTTCCACTCAGTGTCAGTAGAGCAAGGTGAGTGAAGCTGTTAGTGTTGTCTTTTAATTTTGGTAGCTTTGATTTAATTAGCGGTATGCTGTAAGTGTAGCCGCGAGCTTTAAACTGTCGTCTTGTTGCACAGGGAGATATTGTCCTGGTACGCCTTGTCTCAGAATCCGAACATGTCCCAGGTGGACGCCCAGGTTCTGCATCCTCTCTGGGTCCGTTGTGACATGCAGGACCCTGCTAACACGTCCTGGCTGGGTGCAGAGACAGTCTACATTGGCAACAAGGCCACAGCGATTAAACTGTACACAATCAGCTGTAAAGGTAGTGTTGGACCCTGAAACCTAACCATTACATTCAGACTGAAAACAGGCAAGAAGAATGCAGTAATATCAGTTTGAAAAGGCTGTTTACAAGCCACCAAACTAATACgctcacatttttaaatctgtattttattCAGGGTCATCATTGGACGAGGCCTCATTTATTACAATGGCTCAGCTGAAACAATTACACCAGAACCGACACCATTCCTCAGTGGTAATAtgcgttttttttcttgcttggtTAAAATTTAGTCACACCTCCTTGCCCCATGTTTGtcctttgttttattgttgtttaacTGTAGGTGCTGACAAAAGGTTGGGCCAAATACAATCTTTTTTGCTCGGTGATGGAAGAGAGTTTGGTTATTGATTCTGAGAGCAGCATAACAGCTAACTTTAGATGGAACAATGTAGAGAAGATGTTGGAGATGCCGCCCCTGTCATCTACGGTTACGCTGGTAATCCTACCACTTAGTGTTTGTTGgtcattgggcctcatttagcAATCTTTTAGTAAAACTCTGTGAAAATGTTTGCGTAAACCAAACGAAACATTTCCGCTGGATTTACAAAAGGTTCATAAACATTGATTTTCTTCATATGCGTGTACGTATGTTGATGAATGGCAATCACCTGTAAAATATCAGGCGCGTACAAGACACTGCTGGTTTACATTTGGTGACGaacacaaaactccataaaaggcaaagcttgtttttttttttttggcaaaatctGGAGGCAAATTACAGAAATGGTCGATTAGGTGTGCATTATTTGAGGTAAACAGAAAATGCTTTGAcatgaaaatggagaaaaaaaatgatatctatctatctgaggAGTATGCTGCTCATTGCAGCTCGAGACAAGATACAAGATACCAGATCAGTCACTTATCGCTCACTTAGTACTGGCTCTAATAAAGTGCTGCACCGCACTAAAATAAGATACTGTGGCAAAGAGTACCGACTTATATACCATCTGATCCTCCTTTTATACAGCTGCATTTCTTCTTAATTGAATGACTAGTCTTAGTTGTCTCAATTTATGGATGTatcttattaatttttttatatttaatattccttTAATTGATGCCATTATGAAATGACTGGTTTTCACACAGTTTTCAGTCAattttgtgtgtaattgaaattAAATTAGTAATCCAGTACCGTGTGACAGGATGGCAGGAATATCCGATTAGCATAAAATTGaacataaaaatttaaattagcATTTACATGCATTTTCATAGATCCTTGTATTCtttaaaagaataaagagaTTCTCATAATCCATTTTTAGTAGTTTGATGGGATTTATAAACACCTGAAACATTTTACTATTCAACagacactaccagtcaaaagtttggacacactGAGtgaatacagtatctcacaaaagtgagtacacccctcacatttttgtaaatatttgattatatcttttaatgtgacaacactgaagaaatgacactttgctacaatgtgaagtagtgagtgtacagctcgtataacagtgtaaatttgctgtcccctcaaaataactcaacacacagccattaatgtctaaaccgctggcaacaaaagtgagtatacccctaagtgaaaatgtccaaattgggcccaaagtgtcaatattttgtgtggccaccactattttccagcactgccttaaccctcttgggcatggagttcaccagaactTCACAGGTtaccactggagtcctcttccactcctccatgacgacatcacagagctggtggatgttagagaccttgtgctcctccatcttccatttgagaatgccccacagacgatcaatagggtttaggtctggagacatccttggccagtccatcaccttcaccctcagcttctttagcaaggcagtggtcgtcttggaagtgtgtttggggtcgttatcatgctggaatactgccctgtggcccagtctccgaagggaggggatcatgctctgcttcagtatgtcacagtacatgttggcattcatggttccctcaatgaactgtagctccccagtgccggcagcactcatgcagccccagaccatgacactcccaccaccatgcttgactgtaggcaagacacacttgactttgtactcctcacctggttgccgccacacatgcttgacaccatctgaaccaaataagtttatcttggtctcatcagaccacaggacatggttccagtaatccatgtccttagtctgcttgtcttcagcaaactgcgggctttcttgtgcatcatcttccttctgggacgacagccatgcagaccaatttgatgcagtgtgcggcgtatggtctgagcactgacaggctgaccccccaccccttcaacctctgcagcaatgctggcagcactcatatgtctatttcccaaagacaacctctggatatgatgctgagcacgtgcactcaacttctttgattgaccatggcgaggcctgttctgagtggaacctgtcctgttaaaccgctgtatggtcttggccaccgtgctgcagctcagtgtcagggtcttggcagtcttcttatagcctaggccatctttatgtagagcaacaattctttttttttcccccatatcctcagagagttctttgtgatgaggtgccatgttgaacttccagtgaccagtatgagggagtgtgagagcgatgacaccaaatttaacacacctgctccccattcacatctgagaccttgtaacactaacaagtcacatgacaccggggagggaaaatggctaattgggcccaatttggacattttcatttaggggtgtactcacttctgtTACCTTGGGTTacagacattaatggctgtgtgttgttattttgaggACACAGcaaaatgtacactgttacacaagctgtacactcactactttacattgtagcaaagtgtcatttcttcagtgttgtcacatgaaaagatataatcaaatatttacaaaaacgtgaggggtgtactcacttttgtgagatactgtatatatttttcactgtcttaaagacattttaataaagACTTAGGGTTAAAATGTGTTTCTAAGATGAATGCAAATAGTGAATTTAATGCCCATGTATcactttatttctgaatcagAAGTTAGTTTTACTAAATCAAACATTTCAACTTAAATAGTTTCCTCAAACAAGTAGTTTTCATATTTGGAAACTTAAGAAAAGCCTCCTGGGTGAAGCGTCCTCACGAAGCTGGTCGAGTCGGTGCCAAGAGTGTAAAAACCTTTATTAGTAATACTGTAAAGAATTTAGAATATAAACTGGTTCTTATATTTTTCACACTTTCCTTGGCCAGTGCATACTTCCATGTGTTATTTCATAGTGTTACTGCCCttgttattattgtaaaataatgtaaaatgagCAGGTCATCACACTTTTGAAGGACAGTGCTTTAAATAATCTACAATTACACCTTCCAGAGTACTTACCAtatttactactactattattctgTATGAGATCAtctacattattaaatattatgatGATAGCTGTTACAGGTCTATTTTATGATTAAGCTCTAAAACAATATTACATACAAAAATGCTcagttgtgtgatttttttttttttttttttatgcatccTACTCACAATTTTTCATCACACTCAATACTGTTTTTGCTGATACAGCTTCTGAAGGAAAAATGCATATTTAACTTGTATATTTTCTGCTATATGCAGCATATCAAGGTGACAGCTGGAGACATTAGGAGCCCTATGTATCAGACCTACAGAGAGCTGGAATTCCTTCTGGTGTGTGTTTCTTAACAGGactgtaaacattaaaaatgcaagGTCATAAAAAGCTGTGGTGTTGTATAAATGCAAGGTTTAATTAGTTTTGTCTCACATTCAGAAGCTGacatctcaaaaaaataaaacttattcAGAAAAGATGATGTTTAACATTCCATTACTTAGTCCCTAATACTTCAGTAATCTATAATGACCTGCTCTTCAGAGTGGAAATAAACCATATTCATGAAGTTTTGTGCATGAAAGCATTTTTTCTCTCCAGACTCTGGCTGAAGGCTTGAGGATGGAGGAGGTAGAGTGGTTGGAGCCGCTGGAGACACAGTCTGCTGTGGATCTAACCCGAGCACTTATTGAAGGTGACGCTTCACATCACTGTAGTAATAAATAATGACATTATTCCTTATGCTTTGTTACATTTAGTCATATCCTCTTTGTTCTTAGAGCTTAAGAATGTTGCAAATGCAGTCCCAGGCCAGAATTTAACAGGATCAGAggtaaagcaaacaaacaataggAATTCACTTATCTATACATAATACAGcaaaatattatacacataGATATTTTTGGTTGTGTAACAGAACCAGACGGGCAAAAATGACTCTGTGGTGGGATTAGGCTGTATGCTAATGGAGAGAGGAAACCTGGATTTCACTGAGCAGCTCTGGGAGAAGATGAGAAGAAGTGAGTGTTAGTTGGGATCTATTCTAAGAATGAGTATAAATGACACAACATCATGTAATACAGATTCTGTATACAATCCTTTCCCTGATAGGTGTGACGTCATATCAGGACATAACAGACTCTTTGAAATTGGTCATCAAAGCTGTGCGGTTTGGGCAGATTAAACCTTGGGTATGTAATTTACATTTTGTCTAAGAATTAAAGAATAACCATGTCTGTTAAAATGAAATTGTCTGTTGTGTTAGTTGAATACAGTGCTGTATAATGGGTGTCGTGTTTTGCTGCACAGGTCCATAGAGACAGCAGTAGCTCTCTGAGTAAGCTGATGGTGCAGTCCTACCAGCAGCAGGTGGACACTGTGCCTCTCACCGGCCTCACTCCTGCCATTATGCTGCTGGAGCTGGGCTTGGACAAGATGAGGAAAGACTATATCAACTACCTTGTTGGTAATGATCTTGTTTAGTCTATCAACATGTTTAaagtttttattgatttttaacaCGAAATTATGACGATGAGTGTATTTTATAGAGTATGGGGTCCATTAGCCaggattattttattact
This region includes:
- the rpl4 gene encoding 60S ribosomal protein L4, whose protein sequence is MACARPLISVYSDKGETSGKNVVLPAVFTAPIRPDVVNFVHTNMRKNKRQPYAVSEQAGHQTSAESWGTGRAVARIPRVRGGGTHRSGQGAFGNMCRGGRMFAPTKTWRRWHRRINVTQKRYAICSALAGSALPALVLAKGHRIEEIPEVPLVVDDKVEGYKKTKEAVLLLKKLKAWNDIKKVYASQRMRAGKGKMRNRRRIQRKGPCIIYNEDNGVTKAFRNIPGVTMQRVTKLNLLKLAPGGHIGRFCIWTEAAFRKLDDLYGTWRKPSSLKVDYNLPMHKMTNTDLGRILQSEEIQKALRAPNKTIQRRVLKKNPLKNLRIMMKLNPYAKTARRHAILKHKPEIKAKMLKPKVKRVRKVKKVKTSATAPATE
- the zwilch gene encoding protein zwilch homolog, which encodes MRAKIVSEANRFVQFLKLCQDDNKDSWVYQECMKISKCNDEPLLSMIEGNQPAFICEKMPPPVYESEDTESTDELNLSEETPVKPQELNIGPLPLSVSRAREILSWYALSQNPNMSQVDAQVLHPLWVRCDMQDPANTSWLGAETVYIGNKATAIKLYTISCKGSSLDEASFITMAQLKQLHQNRHHSSVVLTKGWAKYNLFCSVMEESLVIDSESSITANFRWNNVEKMLEMPPLSSTVTLHIKVTAGDIRSPMYQTYRELEFLLTLAEGLRMEEVEWLEPLETQSAVDLTRALIEELKNVANAVPGQNLTGSENQTGKNDSVVGLGCMLMERGNLDFTEQLWEKMRRSVTSYQDITDSLKLVIKAVRFGQIKPWVHRDSSSSLSKLMVQSYQQQVDTVPLTGLTPAIMLLELGLDKMRKDYINYLVGNELTTLNHLSYYLSSEVNIQEQVIRLRKLHHLLEVLGTCSSFLNLPHERLFFFTQSCLQYYKTAPYNEEHVFQMQIKPALISHFYQTEQPSSWGVEVSSGKGSGEVKTSWHLSDKPLVDHFSSDSDVALEVSVNGESEKTAYFRTMVCCSLANFS